From the genome of Bosea sp. Tri-49, one region includes:
- a CDS encoding putative quinol monooxygenase: MSDPVLVIARAKVSFAERERFMAAARDCIAATRREQGCLGYDIYESATEPGQFVSFESWEVRADIDRHMQQPHLRSFLAIVGTCVSVAPVIEVVEPRSVDRL, from the coding sequence ATGTCCGATCCCGTTCTCGTCATCGCCCGCGCCAAGGTCAGCTTCGCCGAGCGCGAGCGCTTCATGGCGGCGGCACGCGATTGCATCGCGGCAACGCGCCGCGAGCAGGGCTGCCTCGGCTACGACATCTATGAAAGCGCGACCGAGCCCGGCCAGTTCGTCAGCTTCGAGAGCTGGGAGGTGCGTGCTGATATCGACCGGCACATGCAGCAGCCGCACCTTCGGTCCTTCCTCGCCATCGTCGGGACTTGCGTCAGCGTCGCTCCAGTGATCGAAGTGGTGGAACCGCGATCGGTCGATCGCCTCTGA
- the ureC gene encoding urease subunit alpha gives MPFAFPRNAYAAMFGPTTGDTVRLGDTELVIRVEKDFTTYGEEVKFGGGKVIRDGMGQSQVRNADGAVDTVITNALILDHWGIVKADIGIRAGRICAIGKAGNPDIQAGFGNFAPDETIIVGPGTEVIAGEGKIVTAGGFDSHIHFICPQQIEDALMSGLTTMLGGGTGPAHGTLATTCTPGPWHLGQMIKAAEAFPMNLAFAGKGNAALPGALIEMIEAGACALKLHEDWGTTPGAIDNCLSVADEYDIQVMIHTDTLNESGFVEDTVAAFKGRTIHAFHTEGAGGGHAPDIMKVAGLPNVLPSSTNPTRPFTVNTLDEHLDMLMVCHHLSPSIPEDLAFAESRIRKETIAAEDILHDLGALSMMSSDSQAMGRIGEVITRTWQTAHKMKVQRGPLPQDAGTGSDNFRAKRYVAKYTINPAISHGISRHIGSIEVGKLADLVVWSPAFFGAKPDLVVKGGMIAAAPMGDPNASIPTPQPVHYRPMFGAFGKAVTSTSLVFVSQAAMANGLKDRLGTDKEMVAVENTRGGISKKSMIHNDATPDIQIDPETYAVVADGELLVCEPAKELPLAQRYFLF, from the coding sequence ATGCCTTTCGCCTTCCCGCGCAATGCTTATGCCGCGATGTTCGGCCCGACCACGGGCGACACGGTCCGCCTCGGCGACACCGAGCTCGTCATCAGGGTCGAGAAGGACTTCACCACCTATGGCGAGGAGGTGAAATTCGGCGGCGGCAAGGTCATCCGCGACGGCATGGGCCAAAGCCAAGTCCGGAACGCCGACGGCGCGGTCGATACCGTCATCACCAATGCGCTGATCCTCGACCATTGGGGCATCGTGAAAGCCGATATCGGCATCCGGGCCGGCCGCATCTGCGCCATCGGCAAGGCCGGCAATCCCGACATTCAGGCCGGCTTCGGCAATTTCGCGCCTGACGAGACGATCATCGTCGGCCCCGGCACCGAGGTCATCGCCGGCGAGGGCAAGATCGTCACCGCCGGCGGCTTCGACAGCCATATCCATTTCATCTGCCCGCAGCAGATCGAGGATGCGCTGATGAGCGGGCTGACCACCATGCTGGGCGGCGGTACCGGCCCGGCCCATGGCACGCTGGCGACGACCTGCACGCCGGGACCTTGGCATCTCGGCCAGATGATCAAGGCGGCCGAGGCCTTCCCGATGAACCTCGCCTTCGCCGGCAAGGGCAATGCCGCGCTGCCCGGCGCGCTCATCGAGATGATCGAGGCCGGGGCCTGTGCGCTCAAGCTGCACGAGGACTGGGGCACGACGCCGGGCGCGATCGACAACTGCCTTTCGGTCGCCGACGAATACGACATCCAGGTGATGATCCACACCGACACGCTGAACGAGTCGGGCTTCGTCGAGGACACGGTCGCGGCCTTCAAGGGCCGCACCATCCACGCCTTCCATACTGAGGGGGCGGGCGGCGGCCATGCACCGGATATCATGAAGGTCGCCGGGCTGCCGAACGTGCTGCCGTCCTCGACCAATCCGACCCGGCCCTTCACCGTCAACACGCTCGACGAGCATCTCGACATGCTGATGGTCTGCCATCATCTGTCGCCGTCGATCCCGGAGGATCTCGCTTTCGCCGAAAGCCGCATCCGCAAGGAAACGATCGCGGCCGAGGACATCCTGCACGATCTCGGTGCGCTCTCGATGATGTCCTCGGATAGCCAGGCCATGGGCCGCATCGGCGAGGTCATCACCCGCACCTGGCAGACCGCGCACAAGATGAAGGTCCAGCGCGGCCCGCTGCCGCAGGACGCCGGCACCGGCTCCGACAATTTCCGCGCCAAGCGCTATGTCGCCAAGTACACGATCAACCCCGCGATCTCGCATGGCATATCCAGGCATATCGGCTCGATCGAAGTCGGAAAGCTCGCCGATCTCGTCGTCTGGTCGCCCGCCTTCTTCGGCGCCAAGCCCGATCTCGTCGTCAAGGGTGGCATGATCGCGGCTGCCCCGATGGGCGATCCCAACGCTTCGATCCCGACGCCGCAGCCGGTGCATTACCGGCCGATGTTCGGCGCCTTCGGCAAGGCGGTGACGTCAACCTCGCTGGTCTTCGTCTCGCAGGCTGCGATGGCGAACGGGTTGAAGGACAGGCTCGGCACCGACAAGGAGATGGTCGCGGTCGAGAACACCCGCGGCGGCATCTCCAAGAAGAGCATGATCCACAACGACGCGACGCCGGACATCCAGATCGATCCGGAGACCTATGCGGTGGTCGCGGATGGCGAATTGCTGGTCTGCGAACCGGCGAAGGAATTGCCGCTGGCGCAGCGGTATTTCCTGTTCTGA
- a CDS encoding DUF3995 domain-containing protein, with product MTAAIAIILALLLAVIAGLHAYWGRGGLWPATNEQELIATVIGNAGAKRMPSPGLCLLVALAIAVTAIWPLLLVQVSGTASLRPLLQLGGYAIMAVFLLRGVAGFLPVWRRLHPREPFASYDRRYYSPLCLLIAAGYAVLLLQGP from the coding sequence GTGACCGCCGCCATCGCCATCATATTGGCATTGCTCCTGGCCGTGATCGCCGGCCTGCATGCCTATTGGGGCCGGGGCGGGCTCTGGCCGGCGACGAATGAGCAGGAGCTGATCGCCACCGTCATCGGCAATGCCGGGGCGAAGCGCATGCCGTCGCCCGGCCTGTGCCTGCTGGTCGCGCTGGCTATTGCTGTGACGGCAATCTGGCCGCTGCTTCTGGTGCAGGTATCTGGCACGGCCTCCCTACGACCGCTACTCCAGCTCGGCGGCTACGCGATCATGGCGGTGTTCTTGCTTCGCGGCGTCGCCGGCTTCCTGCCGGTCTGGCGGCGGCTGCATCCGCGCGAGCCATTCGCCAGCTATGATCGCCGCTATTACTCGCCGCTCTGCCTGCTGATCGCCGCGGGCTACGCGGTACTGCTCCTGCAAGGACCCTGA
- a CDS encoding urease accessory protein UreE: protein MQRAISVVRKAAVKQDRVVETLTLDHEDRNRRRVALKGDGGQDILLDLDKPTALNDGDAVKLEDGSLVLIKAAAQKLIEITAENPLRLARVAWHIGNRHTPAEITATAIYIEHDHVLAEMVRGQGCAMTDVERPFQPERGAYDHDHADCGHDHHGHHHHDHGHEHGHDHGHSHAGHSHDHGHEHEHAHEHAHGASCGCGHDHHHHDDHGHKHDHGHHGHEHGHKGHKHDH from the coding sequence ATGCAGCGCGCCATCTCCGTCGTCCGCAAGGCCGCGGTCAAGCAGGACCGGGTCGTCGAGACCCTCACCCTCGACCATGAGGATCGCAACCGCCGCCGCGTTGCGCTGAAAGGCGATGGTGGGCAGGATATCCTGCTCGATCTCGACAAGCCGACCGCGCTGAATGACGGCGATGCGGTCAAGCTTGAGGACGGCTCGCTCGTCCTGATCAAGGCGGCCGCGCAGAAGCTGATCGAGATCACCGCCGAGAATCCGCTGCGGCTGGCGCGCGTCGCCTGGCATATCGGCAACCGCCACACCCCGGCCGAGATCACTGCGACCGCGATCTATATCGAGCACGACCATGTGCTGGCCGAGATGGTCCGCGGCCAGGGCTGCGCGATGACCGATGTCGAGCGGCCGTTCCAGCCTGAGCGCGGCGCCTATGACCATGATCACGCCGATTGCGGCCATGACCATCACGGGCACCATCATCACGATCACGGTCATGAGCATGGCCACGACCACGGCCATTCCCATGCCGGCCACAGTCATGATCATGGCCACGAGCATGAGCACGCACATGAGCACGCCCATGGCGCCTCCTGCGGCTGCGGCCACGATCACCACCATCATGACGATCACGGCCACAAGCACGACCATGGCCATCATGGCCATGAGCATGGCCACAAGGGCCACAAGCACGATCACTGA
- the uxuA gene encoding mannonate dehydratase has product MEQTWRWFGPDDVVTLAQARQAGARGIVNALHQIPYGVVWSVEEIEKRKAIIEADKSFGLRWSVVESLPIHEDVKIGEGDLESIFANYRQSLRNLAACGIEVVCYNFMPVLDWTRTDLAQPLPGGGTALRFNLHEYVVVDHFMLQRPGADEGHSAEVMDKAKAWFERSSEADRTKLMANIMAGLPGAYDRYDVAGLKRILARYADMSHDGLRANLKRFLEAVIPTAEEVGIRMCIHPDDPPRPLFGLPRICSNEDDIAFILGAVDSPSNGLTLCSGSLGANPKNDVPGIARRFADKIWFAHLRNVAKDPDGSFMEAEHLGGDTDMVALVDALMAEQTRRKAAGWKHWRIPMRPDHGHELLDDAKKGSFPGYPAVGRLRGLAELRGVMTALASMKGYAS; this is encoded by the coding sequence ATGGAACAGACCTGGCGCTGGTTCGGCCCGGACGATGTGGTGACGCTCGCCCAGGCCCGGCAGGCGGGCGCGCGCGGCATCGTCAACGCGCTCCATCAGATCCCCTATGGCGTGGTCTGGAGTGTCGAGGAAATCGAAAAGCGCAAGGCGATCATCGAAGCCGACAAGAGCTTCGGCCTGCGCTGGTCGGTGGTCGAGAGCCTGCCCATCCACGAGGACGTCAAGATCGGCGAAGGCGACCTCGAGAGCATCTTCGCCAATTACCGCCAGTCGCTGCGCAATCTCGCCGCCTGCGGCATCGAGGTGGTCTGCTACAACTTCATGCCGGTGCTGGACTGGACCCGCACCGACCTCGCCCAGCCGTTGCCCGGCGGCGGCACGGCGCTGCGCTTCAACCTGCACGAATATGTCGTCGTCGACCATTTCATGCTGCAGCGGCCGGGCGCCGACGAAGGCCATTCGGCCGAGGTCATGGACAAGGCCAAGGCCTGGTTCGAGCGCTCCTCCGAGGCCGACCGCACTAAGCTGATGGCTAACATCATGGCCGGCCTGCCCGGCGCCTATGACCGCTACGACGTGGCGGGCCTGAAGCGCATCCTCGCGCGCTATGCCGATATGAGCCATGACGGCCTGCGCGCCAACCTCAAGCGCTTCCTCGAAGCGGTCATCCCGACCGCGGAAGAGGTCGGCATCCGCATGTGCATCCATCCGGACGACCCGCCGCGGCCGCTCTTCGGCCTGCCGCGCATCTGCTCGAACGAGGACGATATCGCCTTCATCCTCGGCGCGGTCGACAGCCCCTCGAACGGGCTCACCCTCTGCTCCGGCTCGCTCGGCGCCAATCCGAAGAACGACGTGCCGGGGATCGCGCGCCGCTTCGCCGACAAGATCTGGTTCGCGCATCTGCGTAACGTCGCCAAGGACCCGGACGGCTCCTTCATGGAGGCCGAGCATCTCGGCGGCGACACCGACATGGTCGCGTTGGTCGACGCGCTGATGGCCGAGCAGACGCGGCGCAAGGCCGCCGGCTGGAAGCACTGGCGCATCCCGATGCGCCCCGACCACGGCCATGAATTGCTCGACGACGCCAAGAAGGGCTCTTTCCCCGGCTATCCGGCGGTCGGCCGCCTGCGTGGTCTGGCGGAGCTGCGCGGCGTGATGACGGCGCTGGCGAGTATGAAAGGGTATGCGAGCTGA
- a CDS encoding amino acid ABC transporter substrate-binding protein — protein MLRISARRARNFGSALAGLCLAAALPLAAQAQTTLERIKQRGQLICGTSQGVAGFSLPDAQGQWRGFDTDLCRALAAAIFNDQEKARYISLASKDRLTVLQSSEIDVLSRTTTWTLGRDAGFGLNFTAINYFDGQGFLVRKSTGVKDIKALNGASICVAQGTTTELNLADYFRNHGMKYEVIAYAGLDETIQAYEAGRCDAYTTDLSQLAANRMKLKAPAEHDLLPEMISKEPLGPWVRQGDDGWFDIVRWTVYAMLNAEEFGITQANVDEMVKSPNPEIKRLLGAEGKFGEGLGLTNDWVVRIVKAVGNYGESFDRHLGAKSPLNLPRGMNRLWTQGGLQYAPPVR, from the coding sequence ATGCTCAGAATTTCAGCACGGCGCGCCCGCAATTTCGGCAGCGCCCTGGCAGGGCTTTGCCTCGCGGCGGCGCTTCCGCTGGCCGCCCAGGCCCAGACGACGCTGGAGCGCATCAAGCAGCGCGGCCAGCTGATCTGCGGAACGAGCCAAGGCGTCGCCGGCTTCTCGCTTCCCGATGCCCAGGGGCAATGGCGCGGTTTCGACACCGATCTTTGCCGAGCCCTGGCCGCGGCGATCTTCAACGACCAAGAGAAGGCGAGGTACATCTCGCTCGCCTCGAAGGACCGGCTGACTGTGCTGCAAAGCAGCGAGATCGACGTGCTCTCGCGCACCACGACCTGGACGCTCGGCCGCGACGCCGGCTTCGGCCTCAACTTCACCGCGATCAACTATTTCGACGGCCAAGGCTTCCTCGTGCGCAAGAGCACGGGCGTGAAGGACATCAAAGCGCTCAACGGCGCCTCGATCTGCGTGGCGCAGGGCACCACGACCGAGCTCAACCTCGCCGACTATTTCCGCAATCACGGGATGAAATACGAAGTCATCGCCTATGCCGGGCTCGATGAGACGATTCAGGCCTATGAGGCCGGGCGCTGCGATGCCTACACAACCGACCTGTCGCAGCTGGCAGCGAACCGGATGAAACTCAAGGCCCCGGCCGAGCACGACCTCCTGCCCGAGATGATCTCGAAGGAGCCGCTCGGCCCCTGGGTCCGCCAGGGCGACGATGGCTGGTTCGATATCGTGCGCTGGACCGTCTACGCCATGCTGAACGCCGAGGAGTTCGGCATCACCCAGGCCAATGTCGACGAGATGGTGAAGTCGCCCAATCCCGAGATCAAGCGCCTGCTCGGAGCCGAGGGGAAGTTCGGCGAGGGCCTCGGCCTCACCAACGACTGGGTGGTGCGTATCGTCAAGGCGGTCGGCAATTACGGCGAGAGCTTCGACCGGCATCTCGGCGCGAAATCGCCGCTCAACCTGCCGCGCGGCATGAACCGGCTGTGGACGCAGGGCGGCCTGCAATACGCCCCGCCGGTGCGGTGA
- a CDS encoding alpha-D-ribose 1-methylphosphonate 5-triphosphate diphosphatase: protein MSLHITGGEVLTDALVRADVVTEGEAIAALDGAAPARALQIDATGLYVLPGIVDCHGDAFERHIMPRPSVSFDIDLALRDADRAILASGITTAFHGVTWSWEPGLRGADNARQLVERIAALKPELGADTRFHLRHETFNLAAEAEIVDWLGTGRVGVLAFNDHTGGILKSSSRPGKVAKMVERTGLTHEDFMALAENVWARKDEVPGSIERLAAAARAAGVPVMSHDDMTPEMRRWYRGLGVTVAEFPINEATTREAAAHGEAVVFGAPNVVRGGSHLDCPAAEAMVRAGLCTILASDYYYPALPLAPFILVRKGAADFATAWRLVSQGPAEALGLTDRGLIAPGKRADLVLVAPEPQPRVVATISGGRLVHLADQRILA, encoded by the coding sequence ATGAGTCTGCATATAACCGGCGGCGAGGTGCTGACCGACGCGCTCGTCCGTGCCGACGTCGTCACAGAAGGGGAGGCCATCGCCGCACTGGACGGCGCCGCTCCGGCCAGGGCGCTGCAAATCGACGCCACCGGCCTCTACGTCCTGCCCGGCATCGTCGACTGCCATGGCGACGCCTTCGAACGCCACATCATGCCGCGGCCGAGCGTCTCCTTCGACATCGATCTCGCTTTGCGCGACGCCGACCGCGCCATCCTGGCGAGCGGCATCACCACGGCCTTCCACGGCGTCACCTGGTCCTGGGAACCCGGCCTGCGCGGTGCCGACAACGCCCGCCAACTGGTCGAGCGGATCGCGGCGCTGAAGCCCGAGCTCGGCGCCGACACGCGCTTCCACCTGCGCCACGAGACCTTCAATCTCGCCGCCGAGGCCGAGATCGTCGACTGGCTCGGCACTGGCCGTGTCGGCGTGCTCGCCTTCAACGACCATACCGGCGGCATCCTGAAATCGAGCAGCCGGCCGGGCAAGGTCGCCAAAATGGTCGAGCGTACCGGGCTGACGCATGAGGACTTCATGGCGCTGGCCGAGAATGTCTGGGCGCGCAAGGACGAGGTCCCGGGCTCGATCGAGCGGCTAGCGGCGGCGGCACGCGCTGCCGGTGTGCCCGTCATGTCGCATGACGACATGACCCCTGAGATGCGGCGCTGGTATCGCGGCCTTGGCGTCACCGTCGCCGAATTCCCGATCAACGAGGCGACGACACGCGAGGCCGCCGCCCATGGCGAGGCGGTCGTCTTCGGCGCGCCGAACGTGGTGCGCGGCGGCTCACATCTTGATTGCCCGGCGGCCGAGGCGATGGTGCGGGCAGGGCTCTGCACCATCCTGGCTTCGGACTATTATTATCCGGCCCTGCCGCTCGCGCCCTTTATCCTCGTGCGCAAGGGCGCCGCGGATTTCGCCACCGCCTGGCGCCTGGTCTCGCAGGGGCCGGCAGAGGCGCTTGGGCTGACTGATCGCGGCCTGATCGCGCCCGGCAAGCGCGCCGACCTCGTCCTGGTCGCACCGGAGCCGCAGCCGCGCGTCGTCGCGACGATTTCCGGGGGTAGGCTGGTGCATCTGGCGGATCAGCGCATTCTCGCCTGA
- a CDS encoding HupE/UreJ family protein → MLLTLVSAPAFAHTGAGPVDGFVHGLVHPLTGLDHVLAMVAVGLWAGLVGGKARIAYPAAFVGTMALAGAWGMSGGTLPGVEIGIAFSVIILGAAVALKASPPLAAGTLACGILAIFHGFAHGAELPENASGLAYAAGFIVATAALHLVGILLAGALATRAPLFARVAGGGLVLAGVALLAS, encoded by the coding sequence ATGCTGCTCACCCTCGTTTCGGCCCCGGCCTTCGCCCATACCGGCGCTGGGCCGGTCGATGGCTTCGTTCACGGGCTGGTGCATCCGCTGACCGGGCTCGACCATGTGCTGGCCATGGTCGCAGTCGGCCTCTGGGCCGGGCTCGTCGGTGGCAAGGCGCGCATCGCCTATCCGGCGGCCTTCGTCGGCACGATGGCGCTGGCCGGCGCCTGGGGCATGTCGGGCGGCACTCTGCCGGGCGTCGAGATCGGCATCGCCTTCTCGGTGATCATCCTCGGTGCCGCGGTCGCGCTGAAGGCCTCGCCGCCGCTCGCTGCTGGCACACTCGCCTGCGGCATCCTCGCCATCTTCCACGGCTTCGCCCATGGCGCCGAATTGCCGGAGAACGCCAGCGGGCTTGCCTATGCAGCCGGTTTCATCGTCGCGACGGCCGCGCTCCACCTCGTCGGCATCCTGCTGGCCGGCGCTCTCGCCACCCGCGCGCCGCTTTTCGCCCGCGTCGCCGGCGGCGGGCTCGTCCTTGCAGGCGTCGCGCTCCTCGCCAGCTGA
- a CDS encoding urease accessory protein UreF, with product MQGALLPLMIWLSPAFPVGGFAYSHGLEWAFEVGDLTDVDGLADWLDALIEHGALRNDLILFAASWRASGADDAKALREIAELALALANSAERRLETVTQGNAFVSAIAASWPCASIEGLRAAWPGDVAYPIAVGVAASGHGLPLQPSLEAFALAFVANLVSAAVRLGIIGQTDGQRVIARLTPVLHEAAVRAEAMTLDDLGGCVFRSDLASLRHETQYSRLFRS from the coding sequence ATGCAGGGCGCGCTCCTGCCCCTGATGATCTGGCTCTCGCCGGCCTTCCCGGTCGGCGGCTTCGCCTATTCGCACGGGCTGGAATGGGCTTTCGAGGTCGGCGATCTCACCGACGTCGATGGCCTCGCCGACTGGCTCGATGCCCTCATCGAGCACGGAGCCCTGCGCAACGACCTCATCCTCTTCGCCGCGTCCTGGCGTGCCAGCGGCGCGGACGACGCGAAGGCGCTGCGGGAGATCGCCGAACTGGCGCTCGCCCTGGCGAATTCGGCCGAGCGCCGGCTCGAGACGGTGACCCAGGGCAATGCCTTCGTCTCGGCGATCGCCGCCTCCTGGCCGTGCGCATCCATCGAGGGGCTGCGCGCCGCCTGGCCGGGCGACGTCGCCTATCCCATCGCGGTCGGCGTCGCCGCCAGCGGCCATGGCCTGCCGTTGCAGCCATCGCTCGAGGCCTTCGCGCTCGCCTTCGTCGCCAATCTCGTCTCAGCCGCCGTCCGGCTCGGCATCATCGGCCAGACCGACGGCCAGAGGGTCATCGCCCGGCTGACTCCGGTTCTGCATGAGGCGGCCGTTCGGGCTGAGGCCATGACGCTCGACGACCTCGGCGGCTGCGTCTTCCGCTCCGATCTCGCCTCGCTGCGGCACGAGACCCAGTATTCGCGGCTGTTCCGCTCGTGA
- a CDS encoding ABC transporter substrate-binding protein, translating to MFRLSHAAVLAGTAFAAFATPAAAQGQVTVYCSILEEQCREGASIFEKAAGIKVQMVRKSTGEVYAQVKAEATNPRGDVWWGGPGEPHLQAADEGLLDEYKSPKLPELHDWARRHAEQSKFRTSGIYLGVLGISYNLETLKGKKLAEPKCWADLLDPKFKDEVQIADPSSSGTAYVFLATTVQRLGEDKGFEFLKNLHKNISQYTKSGIAPVKATALGETAVGIAFMHDMLTQKLQGAPIGIVAPCEGTGYETGSVSVIKGGKNAEAARKFVDFTLSPEAQDINAKLKINSIPSNRNSKLSPDAPKFEEIKLIDYDTPRWGSPAERSRLLKKFDDEVKALPR from the coding sequence TTGTTCCGTCTTTCCCATGCTGCTGTGCTGGCCGGCACGGCTTTCGCTGCCTTTGCGACGCCTGCTGCCGCGCAGGGCCAGGTCACCGTCTACTGCTCGATCCTCGAAGAGCAGTGCCGTGAGGGCGCCTCGATCTTCGAGAAAGCGGCCGGCATCAAGGTCCAGATGGTGCGCAAAAGCACCGGCGAGGTCTATGCCCAGGTCAAAGCCGAGGCGACCAATCCGCGCGGCGACGTCTGGTGGGGCGGGCCGGGAGAGCCGCATCTGCAGGCGGCCGACGAGGGCTTGCTCGACGAATACAAGTCGCCCAAGCTGCCGGAGCTGCATGATTGGGCCAGGCGCCATGCCGAGCAGTCGAAGTTCCGCACCTCCGGCATTTACCTCGGCGTGCTCGGCATCAGCTACAACCTCGAGACCCTGAAAGGCAAGAAGCTAGCTGAGCCGAAATGCTGGGCCGATTTGCTCGACCCCAAGTTCAAGGACGAGGTCCAGATCGCCGATCCCAGCTCGTCCGGCACGGCCTATGTCTTCCTGGCGACGACCGTCCAGCGCCTCGGCGAGGACAAGGGCTTCGAGTTCCTCAAGAATCTGCACAAGAACATCAGCCAGTACACCAAGTCCGGCATCGCCCCGGTCAAGGCGACGGCGCTCGGCGAGACGGCGGTCGGCATCGCCTTCATGCACGACATGCTGACGCAGAAGCTGCAGGGCGCGCCGATCGGCATCGTCGCCCCTTGCGAGGGGACAGGCTATGAAACCGGCTCGGTCTCGGTAATCAAGGGCGGCAAGAATGCCGAGGCGGCGCGCAAGTTCGTCGATTTCACGCTCTCGCCGGAGGCGCAGGACATCAACGCCAAGCTCAAGATCAACTCGATCCCCTCTAACAGGAATTCCAAGCTCTCGCCCGATGCGCCGAAATTCGAGGAGATCAAGCTGATCGACTACGATACCCCGCGCTGGGGCAGCCCGGCCGAACGCTCGCGCCTCCTCAAGAAGTTCGACGACGAGGTGAAGGCGCTGCCGCGCTGA
- a CDS encoding GntR family transcriptional regulator: protein MGIAAARQSTDQIYRALRGDILNAVLRPGESISEARMALQFGVSRTPVRESFKRLVEDGFLVVVPQVGTFVAPIDLAAVYDSQFVRETLECRTVVLAAQNIDDAGKTALAATIQQQEQALVEGDRAGFFRGDEEFHAELARLSGHPSVWGLIESVKAQLDRVRCLSLDTGGWSEMILNEHRQIAEAVSAGDVAKAERTMRAHLRTVFDAIETIARDHVDAFAANGGLSKPT from the coding sequence ATGGGCATCGCCGCGGCGAGACAGAGCACCGACCAGATCTACCGGGCGTTGCGCGGCGACATCCTGAACGCGGTGCTGCGTCCGGGCGAGTCGATCTCGGAAGCGCGCATGGCCCTGCAGTTCGGCGTCAGCCGCACGCCGGTGCGCGAGTCGTTCAAGCGGCTGGTCGAGGACGGCTTCCTCGTGGTCGTGCCGCAGGTCGGCACCTTCGTCGCGCCGATCGACCTCGCCGCGGTTTATGACAGCCAGTTCGTGCGCGAGACGCTGGAATGCCGAACGGTCGTGCTGGCGGCGCAGAACATTGACGACGCGGGTAAAACCGCCCTCGCAGCCACCATCCAGCAGCAGGAGCAGGCGCTCGTCGAGGGTGACCGCGCCGGTTTCTTCCGCGGCGACGAGGAATTCCATGCGGAGCTGGCGCGGCTCTCCGGCCATCCGTCCGTCTGGGGCCTGATCGAGAGCGTCAAGGCCCAGCTCGACCGGGTGCGCTGCCTGTCGCTCGATACCGGCGGCTGGTCGGAGATGATTTTGAACGAGCACCGCCAGATCGCGGAAGCGGTCAGCGCTGGCGACGTGGCCAAGGCCGAGCGCACCATGCGGGCGCATCTGCGCACCGTCTTCGACGCCATCGAGACGATCGCGCGCGACCATGTCGACGCCTTCGCCGCGAATGGCGGGCTCAGCAAACCCACCTGA
- the ureG gene encoding urease accessory protein UreG translates to MTRSPHGPLRVGIGGPVGSGKTALMEALCKRMRDRYEICAITNDIYTKEDARILTVSGALPEERIMGVETGGCPHTAIREDCSINLAAVAEMRGKFPSLDLILIESGGDNLAATFSPELADLTIYVIDVAAGEKIPRKGGPGITRSDLLVINKTDLAPHVGADLAVMDRDSKTMRGKRPYAFTNTRAGEGVDLVVDFIETAGGLKAPAQS, encoded by the coding sequence ATGACCCGCTCACCCCACGGCCCCTTGCGCGTCGGCATCGGCGGCCCGGTCGGCTCCGGCAAGACCGCGCTGATGGAAGCGCTCTGCAAGCGCATGCGCGACCGCTACGAGATCTGCGCCATCACCAACGACATCTACACCAAGGAGGACGCCCGCATCCTCACCGTCTCCGGCGCCCTGCCGGAGGAACGGATCATGGGCGTCGAGACCGGTGGCTGCCCGCATACCGCGATCCGCGAGGATTGCTCGATCAACCTCGCCGCAGTCGCGGAGATGCGCGGCAAGTTCCCCTCGCTCGACCTGATCCTGATCGAATCCGGCGGCGACAATCTCGCCGCGACCTTCTCGCCCGAGCTGGCGGACCTCACGATCTACGTGATCGACGTCGCCGCCGGCGAGAAGATCCCGCGCAAGGGCGGGCCAGGCATCACCCGCTCCGACCTGCTCGTCATCAACAAGACCGACCTCGCCCCGCATGTCGGCGCGGATCTTGCTGTGATGGACCGGGACTCGAAGACCATGCGCGGCAAGCGCCCCTATGCCTTCACCAATACGCGGGCGGGGGAGGGCGTTGACCTGGTCGTCGACTTCATCGAGACCGCCGGCGGGTTGAAAGCGCCGGCCCAGAGCTGA